Proteins co-encoded in one uncultured Bacteroides sp. genomic window:
- the hcp gene encoding hydroxylamine reductase, giving the protein MSMFCFQCQEASKGTGCTLSGVCGKTPEVANTQDLLLFVVRGVAVYNQELRKAGKPSSQADKFVFDGLFMTITNANFDKQAIINKIKEGLALKKELAKQVSLPNPPDECTWDGNESEFEEKAKTVGVLRTQDEDIRSLKELVHYGIKGMAAYVEHAWNLDNENVDIFAFMQHALAEITRNDITVNELIALTLETGKYGVDAMAQLDAANTSHYGNPELSEVNIGVGKNPGILISGHDLKDLEELLQQTEGTGVDVYTHSEMLPAHYYPELKKYKHLVGNYGNAWWKQKEEFETFNGPVLFTTNCIVPPTKNATYKDRIYTTGASGLEGATHIPARVNGQPKDFSAIIAHAKTCQPPTEIETGKIVGGFAHAQVLALADKVVDAVKSGAISKFFVMAGCDGRMKSRSYYTEFAEKLPNDTVILTAGCAKYRYNKLPLGDINGIPRVLDAGQCNDSYSLAVIALKLKEVFGLEDINDLPIIYNIAWYEQKAVIVLLALLHLGVKKIHLGPTLPAFLSPNVTKVLVENFGIGGISTADEDIAAFLA; this is encoded by the coding sequence ATGAGTATGTTCTGTTTTCAATGTCAGGAAGCTTCAAAAGGTACCGGGTGTACTTTGAGCGGTGTTTGTGGAAAAACTCCCGAGGTAGCTAATACGCAAGACCTCCTTCTGTTTGTGGTACGTGGTGTTGCAGTGTACAATCAGGAATTACGCAAGGCTGGCAAACCTTCCTCTCAGGCTGATAAGTTTGTATTCGACGGATTATTTATGACCATTACCAATGCAAACTTCGACAAGCAGGCTATTATCAATAAAATTAAAGAAGGACTTGCCCTGAAAAAAGAGTTGGCTAAGCAAGTTTCTCTCCCAAATCCTCCGGATGAATGTACATGGGATGGCAATGAAAGTGAGTTCGAGGAAAAAGCAAAGACCGTTGGCGTGCTTCGTACTCAGGATGAAGATATCCGTTCATTGAAAGAACTTGTACATTATGGCATCAAAGGTATGGCTGCTTACGTGGAACATGCCTGGAATCTGGACAATGAAAATGTAGATATCTTTGCATTCATGCAACACGCTCTCGCAGAAATTACAAGAAACGATATTACCGTTAATGAGCTTATCGCATTAACTCTGGAAACGGGTAAGTATGGTGTAGATGCTATGGCACAGCTTGATGCTGCCAACACCAGTCATTACGGAAATCCGGAATTGTCTGAAGTAAACATCGGCGTAGGCAAGAATCCTGGAATCTTAATCAGCGGACACGATCTAAAAGATCTTGAAGAACTTCTGCAACAAACTGAAGGAACTGGAGTAGATGTGTACACTCACAGCGAAATGCTTCCTGCACACTACTACCCTGAATTGAAAAAATACAAGCATCTTGTAGGTAACTATGGTAACGCATGGTGGAAACAAAAAGAGGAGTTCGAAACATTCAACGGTCCAGTGCTCTTTACAACCAACTGTATTGTGCCTCCTACTAAGAACGCTACATACAAAGACCGCATCTATACAACAGGAGCCAGCGGACTTGAAGGAGCCACTCACATTCCGGCACGCGTAAATGGCCAACCAAAAGACTTCTCTGCTATTATTGCACACGCTAAAACCTGTCAGCCTCCTACAGAGATTGAGACTGGAAAGATCGTTGGTGGATTTGCACACGCTCAGGTTCTTGCTTTGGCCGATAAAGTTGTGGATGCCGTTAAGAGCGGAGCCATCAGTAAATTCTTTGTAATGGCCGGTTGCGACGGAAGAATGAAGAGCCGCAGTTACTATACCGAGTTTGCAGAGAAACTTCCTAACGATACAGTGATCCTTACTGCAGGTTGTGCAAAATACCGTTATAACAAACTTCCATTGGGAGACATCAACGGAATTCCTCGCGTGCTCGATGCCGGACAATGTAACGATAGTTACTCACTGGCTGTAATCGCGCTGAAACTGAAAGAAGTATTTGGACTTGAAGATATAAACGATCTTCCTATCATTTACAACATCGCATGGTACGAACAGAAGGCGGTTATCGTATTGCTTGCACTGCTTCATTTGGGAGTGAAAAAGATTCACCTTGGTCCTACTCTTCCTGCATTCCTTTCACCAAACGTAACAAAAGTGTTGGTTGAGAACTTTGGAATTGGTGGAATTAGTACTGCCGACGAAGACATCGCAGCATTCCTTGCATAA
- a CDS encoding pyridoxamine 5'-phosphate oxidase family protein gives MFAEIRKKERTMEPQQVRDALECGEYGTLSMCGVNGYGYGVPLNYVLEEDHLYFHCAVEGEKLRSLSKNNKVSFCVVGKAQVVAKEFTTSYQSIIAFGKATFVSSEDEIRRAMLLLVKKYSPEYMETGEKYINQAIKRIQVIRLDVEHLSGKSNRMA, from the coding sequence ATGTTTGCAGAAATAAGAAAGAAAGAGCGGACTATGGAGCCTCAACAAGTAAGAGATGCACTTGAATGCGGAGAATACGGAACATTATCTATGTGTGGAGTAAATGGATACGGATATGGTGTACCACTGAACTATGTACTTGAAGAAGATCATCTCTATTTTCATTGCGCGGTTGAAGGAGAAAAGCTTAGAAGCCTGAGTAAAAATAATAAAGTGAGCTTTTGTGTAGTGGGAAAAGCGCAGGTTGTAGCCAAGGAATTCACCACTTCTTATCAAAGTATCATTGCGTTTGGTAAAGCCACCTTTGTATCTTCCGAAGATGAAATTCGCCGTGCCATGCTGTTACTGGTTAAAAAATACTCACCAGAGTATATGGAAACAGGGGAAAAATATATCAATCAGGCAATTAAACGAATTCAGGTGATAAGATTAGACGTTGAGCACCTTTCAGGAAAGTCTAATAGAATGGCGTAA
- a CDS encoding LuxR C-terminal-related transcriptional regulator, producing the protein MTITQAQDELAINLLDQAFSSGEQQTVLLNEYKQSVRAYVNVDRSVAVLSDFQANCSYIYAGAFGKFFGLPSEDIVIDSAFEECIFNKFHPEDLLERHVLELRYFQFLKNQPQEERLKYSIVSRVRARNTLDKYLFITHRTLYLKCLPDGSVWLALCLYAPSLDQSPRLGVDNNIINNETGEILPVEKYEGYDRGILSRRELEILTLVAQGMPSKQIACQLNIALYTVHRHRQNIIEKLQVANTAEAVKTALVMGLITL; encoded by the coding sequence ATGACGATTACACAAGCCCAGGATGAACTGGCTATTAATCTGCTGGATCAGGCATTTTCTTCCGGCGAACAGCAAACTGTGTTGCTTAATGAATATAAGCAGTCTGTACGAGCATATGTAAATGTTGATCGTAGTGTGGCTGTACTATCCGATTTTCAGGCAAATTGCAGCTATATTTATGCTGGCGCTTTTGGAAAATTCTTTGGACTGCCATCTGAGGATATAGTTATTGATTCGGCTTTTGAGGAGTGTATTTTTAATAAGTTTCATCCCGAGGATTTGTTAGAACGCCATGTCCTGGAACTTCGATATTTTCAGTTTCTGAAAAACCAACCTCAGGAAGAACGTTTAAAATACAGTATTGTCAGCCGTGTAAGAGCCCGAAATACTTTGGACAAATATCTTTTTATAACTCACCGTACTCTCTATTTAAAATGCTTGCCAGACGGGAGTGTATGGCTTGCTCTTTGTCTTTATGCACCTTCGCTCGATCAATCTCCACGTTTAGGTGTTGATAACAATATTATTAATAACGAAACAGGTGAGATACTGCCTGTAGAAAAATACGAAGGTTATGACCGGGGCATTCTCAGTCGACGGGAACTAGAAATTCTTACTCTTGTGGCACAAGGTATGCCCAGCAAGCAAATAGCTTGTCAACTAAACATTGCACTCTACACGGTTCATCGCCATAGGCAGAACATTATAGAAAAGCTACAAGTTGCTAATACAGCAGAGGCGGTTAAGACTGCTCTTGTTATGGGGCTTATTACTTTATAA
- a CDS encoding DUF1349 domain-containing protein: MKTKAIFTCTVLGIILLCSCGNKSTQNSSQADSATASAKDSARVSGIPCDITLPKIHFTKAVNGADTLAKADKNGKVTFRVGEKKDFFCDPNNKLSNNTAPILLAKVDNTRPFTFVSKVTSGFTKEGLYNAGVLYIYVNDNRWQKFCFEQDERGNHRIVTVRTIGTSDDNNHDVVTSPWVYMKISSDTHTVASYYSLDKNNWQLVRLYKNDYPAEIWMGISSQCPVDKGTTSYFDEISLDQNSVTDFRLGN, translated from the coding sequence ATGAAGACAAAAGCTATTTTTACTTGCACCGTACTAGGTATAATTCTACTATGCAGCTGTGGCAACAAGAGTACTCAAAACTCGTCTCAGGCTGATTCAGCAACTGCATCAGCTAAGGATTCTGCTCGTGTTAGCGGAATTCCTTGTGACATTACTTTACCCAAAATCCACTTTACAAAGGCTGTGAATGGAGCCGACACACTTGCCAAAGCCGATAAGAATGGTAAAGTAACTTTCCGTGTAGGCGAGAAAAAAGATTTCTTCTGTGATCCAAACAATAAGTTATCTAACAATACCGCCCCTATATTACTGGCAAAAGTTGACAACACTAGACCGTTTACTTTTGTATCTAAAGTAACATCGGGATTCACAAAAGAAGGGTTATATAATGCCGGTGTATTATACATTTATGTGAATGACAACCGATGGCAGAAGTTCTGTTTCGAACAAGATGAGAGAGGAAATCACAGAATTGTAACTGTGCGCACCATTGGTACGTCGGATGATAATAATCACGACGTTGTGACCAGTCCTTGGGTATATATGAAAATATCTTCTGATACACACACAGTAGCCAGCTATTACTCACTAGATAAAAATAACTGGCAATTGGTACGCCTTTACAAGAACGATTATCCTGCCGAAATATGGATGGGAATTAGTAGCCAGTGTCCTGTAGATAAGGGAACCACAAGCTATTTCGACGAAATTAGCTTAGATCAGAACAGTGTAACGGACTTCCGCTTAGGAAATTAA